ACCATCACTCAGTGCCTCAGTTTCGCCAGCTGTAAAACATCACCGGCCTCCTTTAATAAACTACCTGAAGGAGTAAGTATTGTCTATTTTTATGAATGCAGATTTCCAATGCTTGGCACTGATTCCTTGCCATGCTTATTTCACAAAAAATCATACTGAACAGAATGCCTGGTCACTGGGTGCTTAATGTTTTTTACAGAGCCAGAAGGACCTTTCTGGAAGGAAATGAAGCCTCATTACTGGGAATTTCAGGCTAGTGCAGAATCAGATCTCTACGTTTTATCAGTGGGAGGTTGCAGGCTTCGATAGGCAAATACAGGCACAAACAATGCACATATATTTGCAATACATATGCATTATTGCAATACCGAATGTAAACATCAGAGTTTAGAAATAATCCCACCTCTATATTTATGTGAAGACGTCCTTGTGTCTCCTAGTACTGCAGAGAAAGCAAGAGTCTGCAGAGAGGGTACAGTCAACAAAATGGTGTATTAGAGCTGCACAGTGACACTGTCAGTGGAGGAGTTTTCTCCGGCATAAACCTTCGCCCACTGCCTCCAAAAAgcgaagaagaaaggagaaataagttTGAGATGTTTCTTTAAAGAAAGCACTAAACTTGGTAAAAGGACATAGCTTTCCTACCTTGCTCTCTGCCCCTCATGCCTCAGGATATCATAAATTTTTGATATCAATAAAACAGAATTTTTGATGAGCTGCTATTTTGCATTAAAGCAACTTTACATGCAAAGATTGCATAATAGGAAGTAAAATTGAATTTTGCCTCAGAACAAGTTCTTATTATTAATTTAagtgttttttatatattttagcaGCAGCTTATCATTCTAtgtatttaatttctttcaaGTGAGAACACTTAGCATTGGTTTCCTTATCTAAACAAATCTTTTAAGAGAACACATGTATGAAGTGGAAATTCAGTGTTTTGAATCTGTGCCTTAAGACAAACAGTGAAACTCTAAAAGGggaaataaaacatggcagaagaAAACTATCTCTAAAACCTAAGAGCAGCCTCTGTGTGACAGGAAAACATGTCCCTTTCTTTATGTGGAATGGGGTTTTTTCCCTCTTTACTGCATTGCTTATTCTAAACATATTGTGACAAGCCTGTAAGTACTACAAGCCCCCATTAGAGCAATTCTGTTTAAGGCAAAGGATTTGCAGTACCTTAAGTCTCAAGTACATCACAGTCCAATTTCTAACACTTCCACACACCATGATGCACAGAACCAGCTCACAAATATAAATTGTCTTGTCTCTGTCCTGGATGCAACAGTAAGAAACCGTCTTGCAGCACCTCATGCTGTGTTCAGAATTCACTACTTAAAGTCACCATTTAAAAATCAAGACAAGGCAGCACTTGAAAGCTTTTTTCCACCCCCCTTCTTCttgttctccttcttctccttcttgcaTAAAACAAAAGTCCAGTGTGGGATCCTAGCTGACTGCTGCATGCTACATTACTGAACACGCTCCGCAGGATTATGCAATAAGCTAtttagagtgtgtgtgtgtgtgtgtgtgtatgtgtgtgcatacataACTTCAGATTTACTGTAACCTTAATGGAGTGAAACATaatgattaaataaataaataaataactgaaacttgtccaaataaaaggcaaaatagCTTTTTCCTCCTCGATGGTGGGGAAGTATGGGGAAGTACTCTTTCAATCCTGTAAGGAGGAGATCAAAACTTCAAATTTAGACGAGAAAAAAGCAAAGCGGGACACCCCGGGAGCCGAGGCAGCGGCGGGGAGGGACCGGGGCAGGCGGGAGTCGCGGGGCCGGAGCAGCCCCGGGCCCCCGGCAGGGCCGCCCTGCAGCTCCGCGGCCGGCGGAACCCAACGCGCTCCCCGAGCCCGGCCCGCGGAGCCTGCGCACGGGGCTGCGCGGCCGCGGAGCCAGGAGGGGCTCTCCCGTGCGCTGTTTGTCCTGCTCGAAACCTGACACCCACGGCACCAAAGAGCTTCCCTGACCTTGGTGTGTCAATCACCGACACCAAGCAGCCTGCTAGAGCCGGGTGGGCACGGCGCCAGCccgaaaggaaaaaaatatatatggaaaaagaaaaaaaaaaaaaaagaatgaaaaattaaacCCTAAACCAGCTGGGAACAGTTATCTCGCAAGCCCTGGCTCATCCTCGTAGCACATCTCGCCTGCCCGCCCCAATGTGGAGCAACTTATCTGCCGGCCAGCAACTTCACGCAGCATCTCTGGAAAGTCTTAGAGCGATGTTTCTATCTTTAATTCAAAAAGTCTTTTCACTCTGAGATTTCTCTGTTTTGGAATTCAAGACAATCAGTTTTATACACTTTCctggagggaaggagagaagagaataTTCAAAAGAGTATTAAATGACTGGCAAAGGTAGTCTGTAAGTTTTGTGTCAGTAAATCGAGGGGGGGAGGGAGTGTTTTGTTTACTGTCTGCGAGTGTCTCGTTTAATTCTGGGAGCAGCCGCAGCCGGTAGTCACCTCTGCCCCGGCGCGGGGGTGCAGATCTCGCCCCGGCTGTTAGCAATAGTTTTTGCAAAACTGCGAGATCAAACAAAATAATATGATTGTCACTGAAGAGAATCGTCCTCCTGCACTAGAGGAGATCACATAGTGAACCGTTGTCCGGCAGCCCAATTTAGCGGTGCAAACCTTGGGCTCCTTCGCGCCGCATCGCCATCTCCGGGATGTGCAAGGCAGCCAGCCTGCCCCCGCCGTGCTGCTATCGGGGGCTCCGACCGGCGCATTTCTGGGTACAGAGGCACCCATGCTGCtgctcccagtacaccccagAGCCCCTGACCCCCTGCTCCTGCCGAGTCCGGTCCTGACTCGTTGACATCCCGACCTCCCGGGGCTGCAAGGAGCGGATGGAGGTGAGGACGGCTCCCTGGCTACACCGAGCTTTTTTTGGATGCAGTTTGCAGCATCTTCGTCCCGGAGAGCCTCAAGGGCGATTGACGGACCGCCTGGCAGGATTCTGGAGCGGGAAGTCGTCTGTGCTTGGGCCCTCCGAACCGTTTAATTCGTGGGCACTGCCGGAGCCCCGGTGCGCGGCAGCAGTGCAGCAGTTGCAGCCTGCCGGCCTCCTCCGAGCCCCGGGCGAGCAGGGGCTGCCGGGGGCTGCTGCACCTCTGGGGCACAGAGTGGGGCCCCAGCCCCCAGCTGTGATGTGCGTGGGGAGAAGTGGCTCAAAGAACGAGCAGAGGACGCGCACGCAAAGCAGCACGTCCAGAAACGGGGAAGAAGAGGGGCTTGGGGAGGGAAGATGCTTTATCCCCTGCACTTGACACGCAGCTTCTCCGCAACTCTCCGTGTGGAAACCAGCGAGTCCCAGGAGGGCAGCCCCGACCCGCTCCCAAGGGAGCACCCAGCGGGAAGGCCCGTCCAGGGGAGGAAAAGAGGGGGTTCATGTTTTATCTTTCGCTTCAAGAAACTGCTCTCCATCGCGCCCCCGAGTCCTGTGTCAACACCCCTTTTACGAATCAATGATGAACGGCTGGAGATCGAAGTCGATAGGCAGGGATGGCAATGCGCAAGAGAAGCCGGGAGAGGGGTCACTTTTGGCTGATGGGGCTCCccgggggaggggcgggcagcgAGGGGGGCCAGGAAAGCCCTGCCGGCCCCGACATCTGCGGGGATCCCGTccccggggccgcggccgccgggGCAGAGACCTTCTCAGCCGCAGGCCAGGCCGAACACAAGTGCGGGTGGTTTATCGCCCCCCTCGGCATGTCGGAGCCCCCCCTCGGAGCCACCTGCGCGGTCCGAGGAAGCCGGCCCGACCCCCGGGCGGGAGGACAAGTCGCATCCCAGGGGCCCCGCTCCGCAGCGTTCTGCTGGGCCGGGCTCAGCCGGACTCGTCCTTCCCGGTCCCACCAGCCCGCGCTGTGCCTATGGTGGTGCTTACTTACATTTGTCCTTTATTTTAAATGGGATAAATTAAACCGCAGGAATGGGACCGGGTGCTGCAAAGGCACCGGCGGCTGCGGCTGCCCGCGCCGTGCGGTGGGACAGACCCGCCGCTGACACAGTTCTGCGGTGGGAATCTGGAGGGCTTTTCTAAGGcctgtttttcctattttttttgttgttgttgttcaattAGCCCTAGTGATTTATTCAATGCATGCATGAGGGGACATTAATATGCAGTGGCAGTTCCCACAAACAATATTCCTCTCAGGCTTTCTGCAGCCATAGCATTTACTGGCAAGGGGGGAGGCTATACAGGGAAAGGCAGGCTCTCTCATCCTTTTCCTCTGCAAACTCCTGTCCCTCCTTCTTAGGGCAGCAGGGTACGAGCTTGTTCTCCGGGCCTGACTCATGTAGCCGGGGGGCTGGGATGGACCCCGGCCCCTTCCAAGATCCCCCAGCCCAGCTGGCTCTGACAAGGCAGAGATGCGTCTAGGATTTAAGAGGGGATTTTGTTTTTAAGTTACTgtatttgcttaattttttttttcccacacccTGTCCTTAACCGGTTTGTTCTCCAAACGTGCCTTATGCCGTCCTTGCGAAGACAGCTTTCTGCTGTTGGGAAGAGGAGCAGGGCGGAGAGAGGCTATCATTTTTTGGTTCTGTGGTGCCTGGGATTTAAAGTTCAACACGGTTTTCACACTTTGAGAGCAGCAGTTCGCAGACGCGCTGCGACCCGGCTCTGGGGCTCCCTTTCCTGCACCCGGGCGAGGAGCGGGAGCGATTTCTAACCTGCAATTTAGGGAGTTGAGCGATTATCTGCCTTGAAAGCAGCTGATGGATGGTGGAGACGCGgggtactgagccctgggggatgggggcgggggggggggggggagagatcTGTCCCCTTCTCCACACGCATCTAGGGAGTCTTCTAAACTGCCCGTCGCTcacgcttaaaaaaaaaaaaaaaaaaaaaaataataataataataaaataataaatagaaaGTGCAGATGGAAAGGAGGAAAGTGAATGGCCAGCTCGGATCCCAAAGGAGAGGGGGGAAAGGACAGACTTGGTCAagtcctctccttttctaatgaaaaaaaaaaacaaaaagagcccGCACTTAGCGTTTCCCGTCCCTCGCCGCTCCCACTCCCCgccgggctgcagcagcagcggccGGGCCGCCCCCCCGCAGCCGGGCCCGGCGTGGAGCTCCCGCCGCTCTACTCCGCTCCTCCCGGCCGGGGGGACACGGGTCAGTCTCACCCCGGCCACGGGCGAGATTTAGACAAAGCGCAGGAGGGTGCAAGGCTGAGCGGTCCTGCCCTGCGTGCAGCAGCGGTCCCGAGTGGGCCAAGCAGCTTCACAACCCGCCGGGGCCGCGCAGCGGGGTGGGGGTAGAGAAGTGTCCgaaagttttggttttcttttgtctttttttttctttcggaaCACGAGAGGTCAGAGAAGCAGGTCCCTCCAAGAAATGCCATTTCAATGATTTTAATAAGCAAAATAGGAAACAATTTTAATAACCAAAAACAGAAACCAGTCTGAATAAAACTACAATAGACcaggttttttaatattttttcatatcATAAGCAGGATTTGAAATTGATCCCTTCAGAACTTTAcatgaaataaaaacaatttttttttccgcTGCTGTAATGTTTTGATTTCAACACAGTTGAATCAGTAAAAACCAAAGGTCGTTTTCTGATGCATGACTAATATCCACAATATTTAAAACTGCAAGCACCATGCTGTTCATTACAATCTTGTTATTACTGTTAATTTATAAACTAATACAAACTTAAAATGCATCCGGCCAGCAGTGCCAGCTATCCTAAAAGGAAACtaaaaaataagttttcattTTGGTATTTTTGTCAGTGCAACATAAATCCTTTTACTGACCTGcaggaggaaaaaattaaaacaaaccaaaaaaaagtaataaaaacaccCATAAGACTCCAAACTACTACTACTATACAACTGCAAAGAAATTTTGGCTAAAACTTTCACTCGCTGCATAGGGAAGCAGAGAAGCAGATTACAAATCATCGCAAAAGAATACACTTAAAAGTTGCAGTATGTCTTGCTAAAATAAGTTTTAGTTTTATATGCTTTCCCAGCCTACTCATCGGCTGCTACCGCTGAGAAACCCCAGTGGTGACACGGAGCCCTCGCTGCTGTTGCAGCTTGACTCGTAAAGAGGAGAttggtttttctttcctttatttacCGAAAATCAAGGGGCAGTTGTTTCTTAAAAGGAACTGGTATCTCGTCCGTCCTTCGCTTCCTGAGTGTACAATTAGAAGGGAAACTATATGGCCAAGCCTAAGCACTCCAGGCTGGGAATTGTCCTGAAGCATAGGGCTTCACTGCCACTTTAAAGCCTGGAGTAGGCTCTAGTGACCGATGAGGGTTTTTCCCTGCTAAGTTTAGGTTTGTCAAAGCCATTCAGGCGGTTTTGCTCTTCTGccccaacaaacaacaaccaaaatgaaaactaaaaaaaattcaaaaaaaaaaaaaaaatacaacttaaaagtGCACCAGATatacaaagttgtttttttcctaatgcaAAATGCCCATAACTCTTTTTTCCTTAAGTATCTCTTTAATACCAAACAAACCATACAACCAGCCTgctgaaatgttattttctttttgtgtgtgggttttttttttctcctgtgcggTTTAAAGTAGCAGATATTTACAAGCTAGCAAccataaaagaaaataagagagcaaaaccaacaaacaaaactgcaCAAGCAGTAAAAAGTTTGGTAACTTGTGATGCTTTTCTTATcgatgaaacaaaacaacaacagaaatctaTGATCAATGATCAACATGCTATAGTTAAACAAGAAAATGGTACAAAATAGAAATTATTACCATACATGTCCAGCATGCaggattaatatttttaatgcagattttcatatttttctataTAATCAAGCAGGCAATAAAACTGAtgagtttttttcttcctttcattctttctttcctttcttagaTTGAATGTCCCATCTGAGTCCTGTAACTTATTTCTCAAAGCAGGCAATATATGAAGAGTTTGCATATAttgtcctttttatttattctcttttttccAAGCAGGTAAATTGTGCATGAGATGGTGTTGCATATATCCTCTCTCTTTCCAAGCAGGCAGTATGTTATAGATGGCTTGTTCAttgtccttttttattattattctcaaAGTCCATCTCGTTCTGCAAGCAAGCGATCTATAAAACGCTTCACttgttcttttctcctttttctctgccTCTGTCCCTCTCTGTAACTCACAAACGAAAGTCCAAAAGTTGCACTTTACCtctcccatccccacccccagcctactttTCCCACAGCTACTCTAGAAGACTGGATGCTGCAAAAAAATCAAGTctctatttttctctcctttctctctaGTCAAGcagacagatggatggagatgtcAGAGGAGGATGGGGGGGGAGGAAAGGTGACAggggtcaggttttgggggtggggggttttgtttgtttttcaattatttttgttaaGCACTCACATGAAGAACTCAGGGGAAGATGGGTTGTCACTGGTGGAGCCAGCCTCTCTGAAGCCATTGCTGGCAAGTTTCTCACACTTGAGCTTGTAGGCGTCTCTCTCTCTGGCCAGCCGGGTCACTTCTTGCTTGAGCTGTTCCACCTGCTGAATGAGCTGGGTCTTTTCATTCtccaggtggtgtttctgctGGACACGTTTATACCTGCAGGACTGGGCATAGCCCCTGTTCTTCAAGgtcctcctcttctgcttgaggcGGATCACCTCATCTTTGGTGAAGCCTCGGAGGTGCCTGTTGAGCTCCCTCACAGACATGGAGACCAGCTGGTCATCTGAGAACCGGTCCTCCACGCTGCTGGAGGGGGGATGCTGCTGGTGCGAGTTCTGGAGCTGCTGGGAGGAGCTGGAAGAGGTGGAGGGAGTGGGAGAGGCCtggtggtgatgatggtgatggtggtgAGGGTGCCCGCTGCCGGCCAGGTCTTCATGAGTGACCGCGGGGTACTGGTGGTGGtgttgatgatgatggtgatggtggtggtggtgggcccGGAAGCCTTCAAAGCCTTGCAGCTGCTGGGACACCTGGTGGGACCCAATGAGGGCTTCGACAGCATCCTCTGGGGTGAGGTTCAGCGCCTCGGGATTCATCTGCTGGTAGCTGTTGGCCATCCAGTACAGGTCCTCCAAGTGGGTCTTCTGCTCGGTGGGGCTGAAGCTGGGCGAGGAGGGCACGGAGCTGCAGGGCGTGCTGATGGGGGTGGAGGACACGGAGCCGGCGGGCTGCAGGCGGGTGCAGTGCCTGCCCGAGCGGTCGTTCCTGCCCAGGGGCTCCTTCTTCACGTCGAACTTCATCAGGTCGAAGTCGTTGACATACTCCATGGCCAGGGGGCTAGTGGGCAGCTCGGTTCCGATGCTGAGCTCTCCGGCCATCGCTGTCTTGCGGGCACCTCTCCCGGCGGAGGGGGCTGGAGACCTCACTCCAGCGCGCAGCCTGGCAGAGGACTGGCCGCGCTCCCGTATTCCAAATCAACTTTGGCTTTGCTTTCTCGcctcctttcctctgctccccCTCCACCGCCGCCTCCTCCTTCTCCCGGCTTCTGGGGCTTCTTCAGTTGGGAGCAACAAAGCCAAGGACGAGCCGCTTGGATGTCTCCTGTCTTTTTGTATCAGCGTTTGCAACGCACCGCAGGCTGCAACAGCTCCTGGCACTTAGACACCCGGTTGCAAGGagaaaagagcagcagcaggaagggcaaaagcaaaacaaaacaaagatgcTGCCTTCGAGTCTGTGCAGGAAGAAGAACGGTGCAAAACGTCTAGCCCGTTCCCCCGTCTGGGTTTTGTAAGTCCGGAGCCTTCTCCCCGCGGTAGCAGAGCACCGGAGTCTACCGCAACTTTCCAGTCCGAGGAGGCGGCCGGGGGAGCGCACTGGCTATTTGGCGGCGGTGCCTGGGCTTTGCACGGGAGTTTTCGCTGGCTCtggcagggaaggggagggaagatagggaggaaggaggggaaggaggagggaaaaaaaaaaaaaggagagggggaaCGAGAAAAACCCAGGTCTCCGCTTCAGCTGCCGCCTCCAGCTCTCGTTGTGCAGCTGTGATTCGCAGCGCAGCCCCCCTTGGCTTCTTATACGGCCGTGCCCGCCGAGAgcgcggcgggggccggggccggcggcggccgcGCCAATGGcagcgcggcggcggggccgggccgggcgggcggcgggggcggcggggccgggcgggcggcggggccgggcggcggcggcgggggcgggccgcGCCGTGACAGCTCCGCAGCGCCAGCTGAGCGGCCGCCGCTCCCAGCCCCGCTCCTCCGGGGCGCTCCCCGCTTGCTCCCCCCTCCCGCACCATCGCctcctcatttatttatttctttatttatttcctcCACATCCCCCCTTTTCGGCTCCTGCGATCCACAAAGGAGGCGAGCTCGGGGACATCCTGCCCGTCCCTTTGTTCTAAATATAACAAAGTCCCTTTTTGCCCGCTGCCGTCCCGTAGCAAATTTCAAGGCAGTCAGCTTCCCCCCGTCCCACGCACACGCATCGCCCCTTCCAACTTATGTAAGCGGTCCCGATGCGAAGGCACCGCGGGAAAAGCGGCCACGAACGCGCACTGGGTCCGGCCGGGGAGCGAGCGCTGGGGCTGCGGGATGGTGCAGGGCGATGCGCTTGGACCCGAGAGTGAGGGAAGCACCGGCTCGGCGAGGCTGTCAGCTCTCCTTATACAATCGGGGAAATCCTCCCGGTTATAGGAAGCAAATCTCTCCATAAAGTAAAGCAAAGACATTGACATAGACAATTGCAAATATtagggagagaagggagaaaatatAATTACATTTCTGTTCTGAGGGGACCGCGTTTACTTTCGTCTGCTGTTGCCTGAGTGAGTGACTGCATGCAAAAGAGTACTCGGCTTGTAAGCTTTTTTAGGTTGGTTgtttcgtcttttttttttttttttttttttttggtccggtaacaggaatttttttcttgaacatttTGTAACGATTAAGGGAGATTAGGGCTTTTTGCGCTGTTTTTACGCTCAAACAGACAGAAAGTGCGACCCCAAGTGTCCGTTTGGAGAATAACAGCTACTTTTCacgagtgaaaaaaaaaaaaacacacgggagaaaaaaaaaagggggacgAGCGGACGGGAGCGCAGCCCAGCGGAGCGACAGCGGGAGCGGCTGCGGGGCTGCCGCGGTCCCGGCTCGGCCGCGCCTCTCCGGAGCGGCGCCTCTGCTCCCTGCACCTCAACATCTACCATATCCCCCTCCTCACCTCATATTATTTAgccaaaagaacaacaacaacaaaaaaagttcagGATATGTCTGCTTTTTAGAAATTAATTAGGAGGGAAACGACTTTCCGGAGCTGGGACAACACTACAAAAGTGCTCAAGCGGAGACCCCTTCGGCGTCGATCCCTCCCCGCCAGACCCCAGCGATACTCGGGGCGATACCCGCAGCCCGGCCCCGCTTGCCCCGATGCTCCCCATCTCTGTGGAGCCAGCCACAGCCGCGCAGGGAACCTGGGAGACAAAAGTCGAACAAAGTCCCCTTCAAAAAAAACATATATTCCCTGGGGTTGCTCCGGCAGCGGGCTGGAGGGAGGAGGTGGAAATCAGGGAGTGGGAGTTGGATGAAATCCCCCTTAGGAGTACAGGCGCTCCGGGGCTTAATTCTGTGTAGCAATTCAAGACATGCCGGGCCGCCTCGTTCGAGTTTTCCTCCACGACATTCGCAGGGGACATAACTGCTCGTCAGCAGCGCCCGCGATCGCTCGGCTCCGGTGCTCCCTGTGCGTTGTCGTCCCGGTCCCTCCGCACCCAGGTCCCGGCTGAAGCAAGGGGCGCAGACCTCCCTCCGCACGTTGTCGTGCTCCAAACGCGTGTGGGAGGACACGCGTGGAAACTCCCTCCTCCCGGGCGCTCCCTGTGTCCCTCGCAGGCAACGCAGCCCCAGCGGTGCTGGAGGCTACGGGGTCCGCACGGGCACCGCGCTGCTGATTTCCCGTCAGTGCCAGATTTGGGAAATCGCCGTCTTTTTGCTGTTAGCGAGCAACCCCGGGCTACGAAGAGGCGGAGAGGTCCGCGGTGAGCGGTGCCACTCCGCGGAGAGATCGGGGGGACCCGGCCACCCTGGCAGAGCAGATCGGGGCAGGAGCTCGGCGGTGCCCGTCCGGCAGCTGCCGCCCCACCCGGGGCTTGGGGCGAGCCGAGAGCACCCCATGCGGGTCCGCTCTAGATATTATTTATGAGGTCCTGGAAGCTGCTAGGGGAGAGCTTTATTTTTACCTGCACATTAAAGATTATCGTTGCCCGTGAGGGAAAGGGGACTCTGGCGAGCGCTTGGGAAGCTCGGATGCAGCACTGCAAAATGTGCGATTAGATGGATAATACTTTTTCCTCTCATAATTACTGAGGTATATTCACAAGGTGGAGCTACTGAAAGGCGGAGGAAGCATTGATCTGATTATCTTCCTGTCCATACGCACTCTGTCGCTTTTCTTAATCTTTTAAACTGTGAACTACAGATCGGTTTTGCGCGTCCTTCTCATCGTCGTAAAATTTCGGGGCACTTTCTGGGTCAGTTTCTTTGCTCTTCCATCCCTCGCtcccttttaaaaaatacatcccACAAAACTTGCGGCGTTACGCGGCTGGCTAAAGTAAGAACCACGTTGTGCCCCGAATCACCAGTTAAAGGCCAATTTTGTTCATTGTATGTCTTTTAATTCAATCACCAAAGGTCATTGTCGCTGGGATTTGTATGTTATGGGGGATGCTCCTCCGTccgatatatatatttataagtaTTAGGGAAGAAATAACGTTGCTGGAGCAGAAGAGGGTTCCTGGGCTGGGCAGCCCGGGGAGGCAGCTCAGGGGGAGTTTCCCTTCCGCGGGGCCAAGCCGCCGATCTGCGAGCGGCCGCGGTGCTGCGCGCAGGGGGAGCCCCGCATCCCCCGGCCCTACGCGGCCGCCCGCACCCGAAAAGCCTCCGCAGGGCAAAGccgcggccccggcgctgccggcTTCTGCGGAAAGGATTTCCCGTCCCCTCCGCGCCCGCGGAAGAAAAGTACCGctgttggggtggggaaggggcacTCACCCATCGCAGCGTCAGGGCACAGCTCGCCTGCCCCCCAAGCCTTGCGAgcaatgttttttttaaattgcgaCCTTCTCCCCTACACCCGAAAGCTGCTAATCGAgcgacttttcttttttcctttctatttttaaagATCCGTTTTTTGAAGGTTAGTTTCCCGTAAAGAATGACTCTCCCTCgtccccctctccccctcca
The DNA window shown above is from Patagioenas fasciata isolate bPatFas1 chromosome 16, bPatFas1.hap1, whole genome shotgun sequence and carries:
- the MAFB gene encoding transcription factor MafB; translation: MAGELSIGTELPTSPLAMEYVNDFDLMKFDVKKEPLGRNDRSGRHCTRLQPAGSVSSTPISTPCSSVPSSPSFSPTEQKTHLEDLYWMANSYQQMNPEALNLTPEDAVEALIGSHQVSQQLQGFEGFRAHHHHHHHHHQHHHQYPAVTHEDLAGSGHPHHHHHHHHQASPTPSTSSSSSQQLQNSHQQHPPSSSVEDRFSDDQLVSMSVRELNRHLRGFTKDEVIRLKQKRRTLKNRGYAQSCRYKRVQQKHHLENEKTQLIQQVEQLKQEVTRLARERDAYKLKCEKLASNGFREAGSTSDNPSSPEFFM